In the genome of Columba livia isolate bColLiv1 breed racing homer chromosome 1, bColLiv1.pat.W.v2, whole genome shotgun sequence, the window TAAAGCTCCACTCTTAGGTGCCAGATTCTGgcggtgcaggagcagctgatCCAGCTGCTTGCTGCCTCTGAAAGACTGActgtcccttctcctccccagctccctcttTCCCCACCTTTTCCCCTGGCTCTCCCCTCCTTCCACACATGCAGCTCCTGCCCTTCTTAGGCCAGTTCTAGTGTTTTTCATACCCTCCATGATCCAATTTAACTCACTAAGCTGGCATGAAAGTAATCCAGCCAAAAAGGAGGTGGTTTTCGGCCAGATGAGCACAGAGTCATCCTGCACAGGAGTCCAACAACCACCAGATCACTCAGTATAGTTACGTGGCAGGAGTAAAATACTTTTGGTGATGAAGAGCTGGTAAATTGCTTTACTTTGTCTCATGGAATTGTATGCTCACCCTCCAAGCTGagaacagctctgcagcccaACACAAAGACCGTCAGAGATAACATGACCTCAAATAAGCCAGAGCAGTTTCCCTGTGAAAACTGGTTTTATCTGCTGTAAGCTCCCACCAAAAGACCCATCTCTGTGCCCATCTCTATTTGTACTTGCCACAGGGAGTATTATGTGGTCAACTAAAAGTTCTGCTGATGTCAGGTTCACCTACTTCACTGACATGTGAGCAACCCGGATACGTTTACAAGTGCAAGCATGAAGTGGTGTCAACAAGCAGCTAACCACAAAGACATAATGATTCTACACTTGCTGGTTTTGTATTAAAGGGTACTAAGGGTACTGTCAAACTGTATTTGACAACTGTTACATAAAGTGTGACTCATTCATAACCATATTCTATCCTTCATTAGTGATAAAATTCATTACATTGCTACAAATGTAGTTAACAGAACTCAGTCTTTCTGTGAAGCCAGTAGACATATTCTGAGCCACGGGTCAGCTGTCAAAAAGTAGGGATGAGCTCAAGTTCAGCTGCAGAAGGAGAGCTGAACAAATACAGAAGCTGTATTCAATAGTCTGGCTTTCTCCTAACATTGCTGATTTCCTTGCTGGTGGCTGCTGGTTCAGaccacttgcttttttttttttgtcctaaaTATGCCAGGTCTCTCAGGTTAAGTGAAGTCAGCGGAGCGCTCAGAGCAACATTATTGTAGCCAACTTAATAATAAAGCCCCACCTTACTTTCGTTTCAGTACGCAgacatcttctttctttgttgtacTACCGTACTACAGTAAAACTAACAATTCTACAATCGTACGACACATATCACCACCTATACAAGCCTTTATAACCTTATTGAAAGGTGAACTCACCTGTAACGGAAGTGAAAGAAGTCTTGGAAGTGGTCACCACTGTAATATTGCGTTGTGATGATGTGACTGAGGAAGCTGTGGTGGATCTTGTTGTCTGGCTTGTTTTGGTGGGCTGAGTCGTGACACGCATAGTGGTGTTGGTGGGCTGGTTGGGACTGGTCAGATGAGTAGTACTGGTGGACACAGCtgggaaatatttatttgtgatatcacacagaaaaagaacataaaaataataaactgtATACTCACTGAATGCGATAGCATTTATCATGGCCAAACAGAATGACAGATTAACAATGAAAATGCCACTTGCACACAGATCCTTCTCCTATGCATTTCCTTCGGAAAGGCTCAACTTCTGATGTCTGAGGCTCATAATCAGGAATGGTTTTAATAAAAGGCTATACAGAAAACCTGGATAATATCTAATAACTTTTAGAAAGAGCATAGAATCACGCCTAacttacagtattttaaaatgtgataaaaTTCTGGATCAAGAGTGACTTTCCATTTGAAGCACACAACTTGTCAGATAACCAAGCTTTTCTGATAATAACAGATTTTGCATGAAAATGCCCTCCCCATTTTAGTAATGATTTAatctttaatttgcttttgaatGCTTTACTAAGGTTGCATGTATGTTAAACTTAACAGAGAGAATTCTGTATATATGTTAAAATTAAGGTTCAAAAAGTTTTCCACATGTAATAGAAGTTCAACTAAGTAAGTCTACTGGCTTGTATCATTTAGTGGTGAGCTGTCTTGCCAAGGTTAAAACAAAGACTGGAATGCTGTTTCACAAGTTTAATTGACACCTAATATCTTTAACTTTTACTCTGCTTTTACCTAACACTTCCCCTTCTCTCTTCAGAAAGCATTAATGAACTGTTTAGAATAAAAATACCATGAAGCAAAATTCAAGAATAATAGAGATTGATATTTATAGCAAAACCCTTAGAACCTTAGAAGGCAGCCAGCTAGAAtgatcttaaaaataattacttatttTTGCAAGAAGGAACTAAGAAGAAAGCAGCCTGTCATGCAGCTACACATTTCTCTAAGACAACGTGAGGCAAATATCTTTTATGTATGAAGGAatttcagggagaaaaatatCTCCCTTTGCAGCTGTCTACTTCTGTATTATTTCTAGAACCTCCCACAAGGTGGGTTCATATTAAACACGACAAAAGCTTTTCATTATGGACATTCCACTGTCTAATGTTTTCTTGAAAACTGTCTAAAACTAGAACAACTGAAGAATAGGtagtttcattttaattccACAGAAAACTTGATATTCAATTCCTGCTGCTTTTATACAGCATGTAAAATGCTTCTATAAAATAAACTTCCTGTAAGTGGGTTTAAAATGTGAGTAGCTACACAGAGAATGGTGTCTTTGCTAAGCCTTAAGTATCATTGCTTCCCGTACAAGTGTTAATAACAAAAACCTTAAAAACCCAACAGTACAACAATGTAAGCATCCCAAAAGGAACTGCCTTACACAATACTTTTAAGAGACATTTAAAACTACTGAAACAGCCCAATACAGTCCCCATAGTAAATGTTATTTAGTTTCCTGTTCTTTGATGTTATAATTGTATTGTGCTGTAACCCTCGGAAACACTTTGAAATGAGCATTCATCGAGATGGAACAGCTGGAGTACTATATTAATGTACTTACCTTGTTACAACTAGGAAATTCAGTTCCTCTATGAAGCATGTGTAAAATACATCAGATAAAATTCAGGGCACATTTTAATACTGACAGGTAAACTCCCCAAAGGCACAATGATCTATAAATATCAAATGGTTCCTCATTGTAGGAAATGTCTATATGAAAACCATCTACAGTTATGTGACATGAGACCACACCTGGTAACTGCATTCCTAATATAAAAGATACCAGAAGAAAGACAAATCTAATGCAAATGTCAACCAGTgagttttccatgttttttttttttggtttggttggtttttagcCATGATTTCTGAGCGTCAGACTGGCTTGTGTTTCTGAGCAAAATAATGGCTAATTGTTCCATGTGTAAAATTATTAAACAATGTTACACAAAGATGGCAGTTATTCCATGTGCATTACATTAACCTGCAGAAAACCTGAGTCAGCACAAAAAATATCTGAGCAGCCATCATGAGGAATTTCAGCAAACTTGTACATTAgttttccccctctctttccTACTAGTgatccttttttcttactttatcAAGATTACAGCACTTGGTGATGTAATATTAGGAGTAAAATCTGGTTAATCTCCTACACATTTATCTTTCATGATGTATTTAGCATCGGTCATTTCAAACCATCAGTGGGAGGCTGAGGCAGTTGGAGAATACGGGAAGCTGACAGCAAATGGGCACCAATCTGTTCTGCTGTGTCTGTGAAAAATCCTACCTGTACTATTTTACCAACAGAGTTAAGATGAAAGAACAGTTGCTAGCAACATCTGtccttttatcttttatttgCCTAATTACTTTCCCCCTAAAAGACCAGCTGGGCTTCTCAGACATTATgctaaacaaacccaaactgtctgagttaatttttattatttaaaagggATGCATGGCAGTAATACAGTTCAAATtcatgatgttttatttttaaaagaaacatgaattttattttgtatgctATGTGTGTTTAAACATTAAATAGCTATGCTATATCCACCAATCAAATTACAACAACTGAAATTGCGTAAGCACCCTACTAacatacaaaataattattattgaatgttcttcctaaaataaataaatactctCCTTTGCATGGAAAATGGCTTAATGAAACAGACTTTTGCTTCTGCCATTAAAAgcttcaaagaaaagaaaacaaaaaaaggcagagactTAAAGGAATATTAAGTACCTATACCCAGTAGTCACTATTCTGAAAAAGCTGAGACAGATAATCAAAATGGACAAATATTGTATTAAAATCTAAGAAGTTTCTAAcaggggaattaaaaaaaaaaaaaaaagaggaaaaaaagagaaggatgtAAATAATAAACTGTGTGAAGCACGGCAGAGCTGCCTGTTAGGTTGGTGCTGTGCCTAACAGCAAAGGGCTCAGACCTCTGCAAGAAACCCATGGGCAGGGCTGGAGGAACACCTGTGCTTAAAACCCCGCAAAGGCCCTAAGGCAACACGGGGATTACAAAAACCTCTCCACTTTCCAGGCTAGACATGCTTAAACTGGTACACTGCAAGCAATGGAATGAGAAGCTGCACCAAAGGCAGCTTTACAGCCTCTttacaatgattttttttttttcctgctgagtattttattcttaaatgaATAACAAGCAACTTCTGAGCATGGTAGATTACAGAGACACAAAGTGAGAGTTgcactggaaatggaacaacATAGCTGGGACCTTATGATCAGCACAAAACTCCACGAATATACAAAATATCTTAAGGTGGGAACAATCTCTCTGCCCTGCTTTCACTTGGCTCTCAGCACATAGGGGACACAGTTGATGGATGGAACcagcttttcttctctcagATACAACCCCCTATCTGTCCATCGCAGACTGAACAACTGCATGACATTAATTCTTACCCAGTCTTTATGGATGTGGTGAAATATGGCTGCGCAAGTTcttccagaaaatattttttaaaatttctttttaaaaattatctcaCATGGACATAGCCAATGGTTCAAGCACTGCAAATCCAAGCGGACAAACTGTTTGTTTCTGTCCCAGGTTAAATAGCTGCTTTCAAACTCTACCAGTTGGTCTAATAcagctatttcttctttctacaaaGCTGTGTTTTGTAAACATGTTACTTCTGTTGGAGCATCACAACTGCAACAGTGCTACCTTGGGAAATCATTCTTACCTACAGTTCTTCTTCCAAGTTGTGAAGGAAAGACAATAGTGCTAGAAAAATGCAAGAGTACCCGCAACAGATTGTCCCAGATCTGCCAGTCATGTCTTGCTTGAATGCCACTCTTTTGTGCTATAAGCTCTACAAGGACTATTTTCTATGGTATAAGGTGCCATGATTCTTATCTAAAAGGAAGTAGAGTCTCACTCTTGAAACTCAAGCACCCAGGACTTCATTATACCCTAAATCTGTTTACCATGAAATAACATTAAGGAGAGATGCATTGTTTGCACAACAACCTATAAACCTTTACTCCATGAAAATGGGATAAGTTTGCttagagacaaagaaagaacacTAAAAACACCAGCTTATTTCAATTCTCCCTTCAAGTTTTATTCCTGCTTTTCAATGGCACAGCAAATGCTTCTACTGATGAAGCATGCTACTTACAAAAAAGTATAGCTTCATTTCAGAGTTGTTTTACATGTTGCCTCCTGGACTAATATTATAATGCCTCTCTCAAATATCCACTTTTGATGGATATTTATCTGGAATTTGGTATGATCTGGGGTAGGTTTGGAGCAGATACATACCTGCTGTAGATGTTGTCGTAGATTGTGTGGATGATGTAACAGTAGAAGCAGGCGAACTGCTATTTTCttagtggaaaaaagaaaacaggaaaagaaatattattcattttcatgttAACATACTACAATTACAGTACCCACAACACAATACTCTCCTCAGAGTATCTATGTTTTCAGGCTAAAGGTGGGAATAGAGCagagagtattccatcccaaaGCAGATGGTTTTACCGCTCTGCAAAATGCTTCCAGATCTCAGTGCAGCAAGAACACAGACTGTAAGCACAGCAGTGCCCAAATGGTCTGAGTCTGAATTCTTTACATCTTTTTTTGCTATCTTCTACCTCTATGTCACCcttatatttcagtttctgtatCAGCCATACTGTCACTGACCTTCTTGGCCGACTTAGCGCTGGGTGGGTTCTTTCTAgcttttatttatctatttcaGTTCTATTTCCTATCCCTCAATCTTTAattttgctgcttgtgttgCAAACTGGGCTCATGCCTGGAGCATACTGTAGTCATGTCAAGTAGACCAATACCCCATGAAACATCCTTCTGTGGGCTTATGCTCTCTTTACACAAAAAGGGTCCTAAGAATGCACCTGTTTCCAAAAACTTAAACTAGAAACTACGTTTCAGTCTTAatgtccttccctccttcctttcacttctcttttccagctctcttgTTACTTTTAGCTTCTCAAGCACCCTCCTGCTCTCACTTCTGTCCTCACTGCTGCATCCCTCCTCAATGTTTCTTACAGGTTAATGGTCTTTTCCTCCTGTCAAAGATCTCCTGGGCTGTTCAGTAACTCCGGTTCCTGGAAACCAACATACTTCCCTCCCTTCATTCTGCACTGTTCTCTATGCCCATTCTGTGATCATTCTTTTCTCAGAAGTAACTGATCtttcacagcatcctcccacatTGCTAGGGCTATGCGCCTTGCAGCAGCTCTATCACTTTTCAGCATGGCTTGAAAACAAAGTGCACAACCTCAGAGATAACAAGAACAGCAACACAGCTACCAGAATCAAGGAGTAGGCTTATTTTCTTTGAACAGATCTGCTGTTCTTACCAGTGGAAAAGTCTAGTCTAGAACAGTTTTGCCAACCTTCTTTGCAATTGCCTACATGTTACAAGCGAGCCCTAATTTAAGAACAAAGGTAACAAATTTACACCTTCATATCATCTAccaaaaagggagaaaaaaaattacaaagggaattactttgccttttccttggtATAATCATAGCAAACTAGCCCCACCACTGAGTACTGCACACACAACCCTTACACTGACATACCTGTGATATTAAGTGGCAGATTTAATTGCCTTTGAGAAACAGCCTGTGATTGTACAATTACAAACACATTCATTCTTGGATAAGTTGACTTTGATACCAGTGTAAGCCATAGATATGCCTGGGGCTAAACCTTTCCCACACTGGCCCAACACTGTAACCAGAACACAGCTCCGGGTTTCCCCCAAGTTCTGAGTGCTCGTATCTGCAGCCCTGGGAACACATCTGGGTATGGACTGCATGCTCATACAGGTGAGAAAAAGCCACGTACGCTGCCTGGAATTTGGGTGTGAGTCAGTGATGCAACCAACACAAGACAGAGTGAGCCAGTGAGGAGAGTACTAGCTATACATCCCACTTGTTGGACAACAGCAAATTATATGAGTGAAGTAGTACAGTTCAAAAAGGACTCCAGGCATGGCACATGCTTAAAGGTATATAGATTGACACAGTCAAAATGGGATTATATCATGAAATAAACATGTACTTTAGCAATGAGCTGAAGCGTGGTGGACCTAGAATCCATTTTgacattaaaaatcaaattaaaaagtgCCTTGTCTTTTTCTCAAGAGCACTGAATTTTAGTCTAGCAGACTTATTGAGCTGGTGGTTCTCTTTGTAACTGTAAATGCATGTTGGCAGGAATTTCTAGATATTTCAGAGTACCTCCTGCCCTACAGCTGTTCataattcaataaaataaaacaaagagcaaACTATTAGAGATTTTAAGGCATACAATAATACATGTTACTCTTCTCGATGCTACTGAGGAACAGCAACAGAAATGCTGAGAGTATTACCTTGGTTTAGGCCTGGAGTCATAGTAAAGGGTGCAGGACTGCTGAAGTTGTTTGTCTCTTCATTTCCCACATAAAAAACAAGAAGAATAAGATAGTTTTAGGTGCTTGATTactaagaagcaaaaaaaaaataaattagtgcAGCATCCATCACTTGCTTTGGGCATCTAAATGACTGAACTACCATGGACAGGAGTTAGGTATAATGACGATATAAAAGCACGGTGCCACAACAGCCTGCTCTTAGCACATTAAAAATGACGTTTGCACTACCCAACTATCAAATGAACTGGAACTCCGTCCCCATCCTCAGTTTTATCTTCCCCATCATCACCTCCCCAagttctcttcttccttgagATGAaaggagactgaaaaaaaagaggcagaaaatcaGGCACCTTCCTTCAGTAGTAACATATGACCTACACCATgtacagcagaaagaaaagaacttcTCACATAAATCTTTTCCTCTGAAGTCTGCAAGGCCCTTGAAGGCAGATGAACACTTATTCTGCCCCTGCATGGACAGCATGGTTAAGGCAATAAGCTGCACTGAGAAGATACATTGCTCAGTTTGGAACTATCAGCATGTTAATGCATCCAGTGAGCATTTGGTAGGTGGGGAGTGGGACAGAAAAGGATCACACCACTGCTAAATAATCATCACATCTTAAAGACTAATTGAGGCCTGAATACTCTGTCCTCAGGCCTGGCCTACAAAAAAGTAGTAAAATGGACAGATAAACCACACAGACTGAAAAGTCTGGCATTCACATACATGCAAAAGGGTCAGTTGTGGAATCTGCCTTTGCCAAGGACAGTTTAGTTTTGATCACTTGTAACAATATTCTGCTAAAGGCAAGTGAGTAACCTGAACTAAGTGTAACAGAAATAGGGTATTTCCCTAGTAGTTACAAAACCTTAGTGAAGATCTCTGAATGGTAAAGTTTCCAAATACAAATGACCAAACCACTCATTGTATCTTACCCCTGCAATATCAAGATTGAGGGCAGCAGGCAAGATATGTTAAGACTGTTTTATTAGGAAActgagggaaaacaaacaaaaaatggagGATGGGACACAGCTAAACTAAGCTTCCCCAGGAAGGACCCAATCCTGCAGAGAGTGGTCAACACCAGAGCTAGTCCCCCCACATTTAACAATGATCCAGTTGTGGAAGCAAAGCCAACAGAAAACTTTCATTACCCACTTCCCCAACAGCACATGATGCTTTTGCTGCCTCAACCAGCAGAAAGGACTCCCTGTGGgatgagaggaaagaaaggggcagGAACCAGAGGTGGAAGGAAAGACAGGACTCTATTAGTCCTAGTTCAGATCAGCTTGGGCTGCACACCTTCGAAGATGTCAAGGACCTCATCCAGCTTAAAAGGTACAAGTTTATTTCCCCCCCCTCAAAAaagacccccaaaaccccaaatattGATAAGTTTCTTAATTTAGATCACAAGCAATGGCtccaaaatacaaatacatcCTAATATGGGGTACTTCATAAACGTAAGCCACATGGAAATGGGGcaggtgagaaaaagaaaagcttaaaatgATACTATTCTCAATCTGTTCTGTCAtcagcctgcagctctggatCTGAAGCCACGTGGATCACTGCAGGGACCGCAAGATACTTCAGtcagggaggcaggagggacTCCTGGCTTAagccaaagggaaaagcagcaggtgTTTTTATGCAGCGATGAGACTCTCATTCGAGACCACGGACCACACAGAGAAACTGGCCCAAAGCAAACAGGGAGGGGTTCAGGGGTTCCCCAGGGAGCAGCTATGCAAGGGGCACACGTGCAGGCAGCAaggtggggagcagcagccagctgcagcGTGGAAGGGTCAGTGCAACAGCAGAAGTAAAGCAACTCGGGCCACGGGATTAGTTGCAGTGTTGGGCCTTAAAATTTTGAGTGGACAAACTCTGCCGATGCTTGTTCCCACCGTGACCCAGAGAAGGTGGTGTGGGGGGAAGTGTCTCCACCTTCATTTTTCACTACGATACAGAACTCAACCAAGGAAATACCCAACTCAAAACAATGCACTGAAGAACCAAATACTGgtaaagggcaaggaaaggggaTCAACAATATTTTTGTCAGCTGACTCTGTTTTCCCCTGCTTAAGGTCAGGTGCGGATGCAGCTAAAACCAGCGCTGCCTGTGGCTGGTGGGTGGCTGGAGGCAGCCGAGCATCCTGCGGAACACCACGGCGCCGCCCGGTACCCCCTGCGCTTCCGGGGCCTCTCGCGGTTTTGTTGCTACAGTGTGTAAGAAGTCATGAGTTGGAGACAATTTGGATAAGCAAActttcaaaacggcaaaatcaGGCCAGTTCCTCCAGCTTTACAGCTGGAATTCTGCTTCCAGAAGTGCCGTTCAGCCACAGGAGGTGAGTATCAGTGTTTGTGCTAAATACAGAGGTAGATGCAGGGTAGGTGACGGGGGTAGCTCTGCTACTTGCTGAAAACGAACAGGACCAGATTTTTAAATGGACCTGATTTTGTCAGATGCTGCAAAAATCAACACAGTGGATAAGACCCATGAACCTTAACATTAGGAATCTGTAGTCTCCAGCTCAGGCATGCACCAAATTACTATTCTCTGTAGAAGAAGTCTGGTAGAAGAATGATATACGGGTGACTGGCACTGCTCATTCAGTTCCCTGCGTGTGACAAAGGTCAACCTGCCCACTCCCACAATCATGTATAAGATGAACTAAGGACTCAGAGGTTTTATGCCTAGTCTAACTAAACCTTATGCTGCAGAAAGATGTTGGTACATAAACTCACATTTACACATCCATTTTGGGGACATTTCAAAAGTTATATAAAAATTATGTCTGGCATCTTCTCCTTTCAAGTTTGAGGCATAgcaggaaagcaggagagtTTTATGTCCCCATTCTACTTTTGCtggtttaaaaagcaaaaagtacAGATGCACTGACAATGCACAGTCCATCAAAATATCAAAATGACCTCTGACTTGCACAGTAACCTCTAAGCAACCCAACTGAGCTGACAGTTGAGGTGCTGGAATAGTTACAACAGAGATGTTAGAAAAGCAACATGAATACAACCATTCCCTAAATAGTCTCCACCATCAGGATACTTGTTCTTCTCAATTGAAATGCATGAAACTCAAATTCTggaaaactaaaacaaaaaccacatgatcccaaatattttgtaatatttgcCAGGCAATTTTGACAAACTATAAATTCAAACCCCTGCTATCTATAAACATtatatttcttctccctttggTACAATGATTCATTTGGGGGCCTATTTTTCAAGTGACATTCTTGAGCTACCAAGAAGGCTATTGCTTCATCCTGACAGAGGTCAGGCAGGATTATCTCAGCAACCTTTTGGACAGGTCCTCATGCCTTAGTATTGTGAAATTACCTCACAATCTTGCAAAGGAAAGCATAACCACTGTTGCATATATGCTTAAGGAAATAACATGGACCCAAGTAACTGATtttcacagactcacagaatgttagggattggaagggacctcgaaagatcatccagtccaatccccctgccggagcaggaacacccagatgaggttacacaggaaggcgtcccggcgggttttgaatgtctccagagaaggagactccacaaaccccctgggcagcctgttccagtgctctgtcaccctcactgggaagaagtttcttctcaaatttaagtggaacctcttgtgttccagattgaacccattagcccttgtcctaccattggttgtcaccaagaagagcctggctccat includes:
- the TMEM123 gene encoding porimin isoform X2; protein product: MTPGLNQENSSSPASTVTSSTQSTTTSTAAVSTSTTHLTSPNQPTNTTMRVTTQPTKTSQTTRSTTASSVTSSQRNITVVTTSKTSFTSVTAASKSEAVITKTSRFDLGSFVGGIVLTLGLLVILYFGCKTYHSRRGIQYRTIDEHDAII
- the TMEM123 gene encoding porimin isoform X1 codes for the protein MRLLSGAPCALQAAALLLLLFVPGSQTNNFSSPAPFTMTPGLNQENSSSPASTVTSSTQSTTTSTAAVSTSTTHLTSPNQPTNTTMRVTTQPTKTSQTTRSTTASSVTSSQRNITVVTTSKTSFTSVTAASKSEAVITKTSRFDLGSFVGGIVLTLGLLVILYFGCKTYHSRRGIQYRTIDEHDAII